ATGATGAGAACCCTAAGAGCACACTGCTATCAAAGGGTGTTTGATTGAGGGAGCACATTgtcttttctgaaagaaaaatatctgaaattccTTTTGGCCACCAGATAGCAGTACTTCACTTCGTATGGTTCTCAGCTCACAGCATTCCTTGCCTTGTTGAAAAATCCATATATTGGATCCTGGGCTCTTGCTCAGATATATCTTTTGCAGACCTCATGATAGACTTCAGCTGTAAAAAAAAGATTTTGGAATTAGGAATGCAGATGATTTATGTGTTCAGGAGGAATCAATACTGCAGCTTTCCTGAATGGGGAAAGTTGGTTGTACAAATCTAATGGAGTGTTAGGTGTTATAATTTCCAATGACAAAAGCTTCAATGAAAATCTTGGGCTTAAAATACTTTTAGCATTTCTCTCTTGCTGATAGaacatttccttatttatatTAGTATTTCAGGAATACTTCAAAAAGGCTTTCTTttggcctccaaacacaaactttaCAGAGTTTTACTATTTCTGTAATTTATAATTTCTGCCAAATGTTGTTAAACCTCgggattttttctttatttttaagtaGAGGAACAGCCTTCACAATGTTTTTAGAAAAAAGAATTATACCCTCATTTGCACTGAAACTTGTTAAAACACCAGAAGTGCAATACActgtataataataataataataataataataataataatagtcaGTTGTATCATGCTCTATTGGTTCATGTCACCTTACAAGAACTGTGCATCATCCTCTTTTTTTACAGTTACAGACCTCAGGCAAGACGCCCAGGTAGAGAGAATGGGAAAGGCCATCTGACTGTTATTCTCTCATTCTCATCTGTCCTGGTGTTGACATTTAAGTGTCTCAGCTGCTGCTTCAACCTGGAACAGCCAGTTATGATCCCTATGGGATCATGCAACAGCTGTATCACTTCCTTTCCTCCCAAACAAGATGGGAGAGATAATAATGGCAACCATCTCAGTCAGATTTACACTAGAATATTCTTTGCTTTAGCTATTGTTGAGCCCTAACTGGATTCCCTTCATTTTTCATCTCCTCCATGGAATCTGGTGTCAGAATCACGTGAGCCCTGACTTTATTGCTGTGATTCACATGACTTCTCTCACAGGGAATTTCACTTTTCTGTGGTGTTAGGCTTATCTACTGAATGAAAAGGTGACCTTTCCCCCCATTTGTGAGTCATTTAACTATGACGACCAAAACTGACTGTTGGCAAGGCGAAGTAGTGATAGAAATGTTTTCAGCTTTGTCACTCCTCTGTCATTTGAAGTCCACCACagttctcttctttctctccttATAGCTCCATAATCATGAAAACCCCTCTTCTGGCATCCAGCTTTCAGTGGATTCACAACCAGAGAATATTCAGAGACCATCAATTTGTTGACTGTTCCCATAGTTACTCTATTGACAGACTATGTCTCTTCATAGTTAAGGGCTGGACTGTGGCTGTGATCAGAATGAAGGAAATGTTGCTTCACAAGTGCTTCAGACTTTGCATAGCTCTCAAAAGCTCTTTTATCCTGGTTTTATATCTTTTGTCCAAGGATTGATATCTTGGGTGGTACAGCTTGCAAAATGCTTTatttctggaaaaataaaattaccatAGCTTTGTCAGGCATTCTGAAAGAATTAATGAAAGACTTCGTTTGGAACTAAATATTCTTGTCCAACACAAGTCCCAGCACCTGGTTCTACAGTGAGGTTCTACACCGCATCTCTCCACATTTCCTGTGCTTTTGGACTGAGTTCTAGCAATGTCCTTGGAAGCTCTTCAAAAGCAGTCTAGTCCCTGAAGATGGCCAACGAATTCTGTAGTGTTGGACTTGGGTATCTCCTCACACTTTGTTCTGAGATAAACACAAATCTGTCCAATTTTGAAACCTGTTTTGTCTGAGCCAACAGAAAATCTTAGATAGAAACAATTGGTTTGTGACGATAGAATCAGCACATGGGTGTCTCTTTTTTGTAGTTTATAAAGAGGACACAGACTATTTTTGTTCAGTTGTCTATATACTGAGACATCTGAAAGGTCATCTCAGGGCCTCACCAAATCAGACTTCAGTCAGCCAAGGGGGGAGATACAAGTACAGCATTTACTGAGCCAGAAGGTAGAACCTTGCCTACACAGAGGCTACAGCTGGAAGAACTTTGTGTTCCACTTGTTACATAGGTTTCTTTAAAGAATAAtggtaataataaaatatttagatCTAAAGAGTGCTTGAAATTGCAACCTGTGGTCTGAAGCCTGAGCACTGATGGTGAGGCAGCTCCGAACAAGATGGGATCTTAACTCCCCAGCTTTTTTTCCACTGCTCCAGCCATTTAGAAATATTTACAGCCACTTTTACCTTTCCTTCTTtcgctcttttttttttttaatggaaaaagccTGGTGTTTTTATAAAAACAAGCGTTTCTCTGGAGTAACTGCAGCTCGAGCgccacagccctgtgccagtcCCTCCATACCAGAACACGACGCCGGCACTAGATGGGGGGCAGCGCCTGTAAGAGCCCAGGGGAGCCGGCAGAGCTCCGGGTCTGTTGGAGAGGGTTCGGCAGGAGCCGAACGCGCCCGGTCCCGCGGGACAgcccgggcaggggcagcggagCCCCGAGCGGGACCAGGGGGCGGCCGCGGCTTGCGGGCCCCGGCGGGCGCGGAGGGCGGGAGCGGAGGTGCGGGGCGGAGGAGGGAAGGCGGCGGGGCGTTCACGGCAGCCCGCGCCTCTATAAAAGGGGCCGGGCGCGGCGGAGCGGCGCATCCCTCTCGCCCGCAGCCACagcggcaggagcagcaccagcatcaCGCCGGGACAGCAGCAGATGGGCATGGGGACGGCGCTGGCGGTGCGGCTCggcctggggctcctgctcCTTGCCCTCCTCCTTCCCACGCAGGTGAGCCTCGGAGCGGCTCGGCGCTTTCCCTCCGCCGGCCCCAGGCGGGACGCGGGAGCGGCCCCGCCGAGACCCTCCCCGGCCGCCTCGGCAGCGGCGGAGGGCGGGTTCCTCCCGAAAAGAGCTCCCCCGTCCGTGTGCGCCGTCCCGGAGCCCGCCGCAGGCGGCCGTGGGTGGCGGCGGGCGGGAGGAACGAGCCCGGGCAGCCCCGGCTGCGGACGGGCGGGGATGGGCGCGGCGGGGCGAGCCGGAGCCCTGGGACGGCGGTGCCGCGGATTACCCCGGTCACATCAGAAAAGATCGAGTTGGAGTTGGCcgcctgtttttttttcccgtGGGATCTTCGAGGGAAAGCCGCGGAACCGCGGTGTGAGCGGCAGTTGAGCGTTCATTGCCCCGCTCTTCTGGGGGAGAGCGATCCCTCCCAAGCCGAGAGAGCTCCGGGAAGGTTTTGCAGCGGGACGCGGGTCTGGTCcttcccccacccaaagctctggggctgctcctgggctgggctctcgGCAGGAGCGGGAGGTTCAGGGCTGGAAGCGAAGGCGCCGTGCTCCGGCTGCTGCGCTGGCCGAGCCGTGCCCTTAGTGCACCACCTTGGCGCAAAGGTGATGGATGCAGGAGCGATCCGCTTCTCTTTGAGCGGCCAAGCCGAGCGAGGCTCGCAGGTTCCGTGTTGGTGTGTTGTTCCTAGAGACCACCTCCTCAATAGGGTGAATAGCATAGTATCAGAAAAATGAACAGCAACGGCACTGCTGAATCGTGTGCCCTCCTCCTCTCTTTGTTTGCAAGGAAGGGCATTATCCCTTCTCCTTTGTGCTCAGTGGAGTCTTACCCTTGGCAGTGATTGAGAGAAGGATCAGACCCTTTGGGTTGCCGGTATTTATCACATTTATCACATTCACGCTGAGAAAACCTCTGGGGTCCCATCTACTGTGATGCTGGGGAACTTGGACATAAGCCCATTCGCTTCCaccacaaaaaaagagaaaatactcAGCAActagtttttttttgtttaaaaccaAGAAAACTTAAAATATACATAACCAAGAGTGGAATGATGGTGGAGTCTTTGTATGGAGACTCAAAAAAATTCCAGGGCAGGCTGGGACTTGCCTTGTAGGTTATTAACTCAGCAATTCACTATTGATCACTTTCAGACCGGTTTTAACAGAAACTTCAACACAGCGATTTTTATCCTGCAGTCCTAAATTGCTTCCAACACGATGCCGATTGCCAGAAATGCTAAATACCAGAACCTTTACACCATTCTTATGTTTTTCTATtgtatgggatttttttagtaGGAAATACCAAAAGAAAATGATTATGCAATTTTCTACTTAATTTAACATAGACTTCATTACTACAGTATTGAgggattgatttttttccctcctgttaATCTATTTTCTCAGCAGTACTAGAAACATGAGAAAATAAGGACACCTTTTGTGGACAGAATTACTTATTAAACTGACtaacttctttttaaaaaatatggttTTACTTGAATTAAGTCTAAGAGCTTACCAGAATGCTCTGGTAGCATACAAGTTTGCTGCCATGGGGTTGAAGCCAAGGTTCCTGTATTAGGTTCATTTTTGGGGATGAGATAATGTGATTTTTGCTCTTGTGTTTCATCCTTGTGTTTCACATGCTTTTTTTCACAGGAATAAACATACTTTAGGTTATCTTTGAAAATTTTCCTGTGCATGTATAGGAAATAACTTGATATTGAGGTTGCACAGAGTGCAAGTTTTTGTTCTGTCCCTATAATGCAGAGTTATGAGGGGAAAAAGgtattttttgctttctgtcagcatttttaaaatttgctaaTATATGGTCTTTTCACtgcatttcttttttgtgtCTTCTAGAATGCCAATAGGTTGTGATTTATTCAGTATGGTTTCATTGTTCTAACTTCTGCAGTTCAGTGCTACCACAGCAAGATAAGAGAGGCTGAAATATTAAATCCACTCACATTAAGCCCCACCATTTTTTCAAAGGAAGCTGCAGACCAGCCCCAGAAACAGTATCAATAGATTCTTGACCATTGTTTCCTCATATTTTTGCTTGTGGCTTGGTCTGCAAACACAGACTGCAATTCACACAGTTGTTTGAAAGTCTTTCTTATCCTAAGATCTGCCTTTACACAGCTCTACATttgcacttcttttttttcctgagattttTTGAAACCTGTGTCTTCTAATGTAGGGAGGGATTAAAGGATTTCCATAAAGAAATAGTTATGTAAAtacatttagaaaaatattagaTTTATTTCTTTAACAAATCCCACACGTGCAGTTCAGAATGTCTTTGTCCCTAAGTGCACAATGAAAGGCGTGAGCATTTGTATGTATCATTGGAGTGCTGTGTCTGAGGGGGGCCACACGGTGTTCACTGCTTCTAATATGTGTTCTGACTTTTAAAAAGAGACAATATAACCCTTTTTGTTacttcctctcctttccacatTCTAGATCTACTGTGGTCCCAATGGAACAAGTCCAACACCTTCAAACAATTCTTCAGCAAATTCCACTTCTCTGTCAGCTGTCACAAATTCACTGAACAATACCACCACTCACGGACATGGAAAT
This sequence is a window from Zonotrichia albicollis isolate bZonAlb1 chromosome 3, bZonAlb1.hap1, whole genome shotgun sequence. Protein-coding genes within it:
- the CD24 gene encoding signal transducer CD24, which codes for MGMGTALAVRLGLGLLLLALLLPTQIYCGPNGTSPTPSNNSSANSTSLSAVTNSLNNTTTHGHGNSLHSTTSLFFILSVSLLYFCC